A genome region from Neisseria meningitidis includes the following:
- the gatC gene encoding Asp-tRNA(Asn)/Glu-tRNA(Gln) amidotransferase subunit GatC: MALTLADVDKIARLSRLHLTAAEKEKSLQELNDIFAMVEQMQNINTDGIEPMAHPHEAALRLREDEVTETDRAAEYQAVAPEVRNRLYIVPQVIEE, translated from the coding sequence ATGGCACTGACACTTGCCGACGTAGACAAAATCGCCCGACTCTCCCGACTGCACCTGACTGCGGCAGAAAAAGAAAAATCGCTTCAAGAATTAAACGACATTTTCGCTATGGTCGAACAGATGCAGAACATCAACACAGACGGCATCGAACCGATGGCGCATCCGCACGAGGCCGCCCTGCGCCTGCGCGAAGACGAAGTAACCGAAACCGACCGCGCCGCCGAATATCAGGCGGTTGCTCCGGAAGTACGCAACCGTCTGTACATCGTACCGCAAGTTATCGAAGAATAA
- a CDS encoding MarC family protein: MGLGMEIGKLIVAFLVLINPFSALSLYLDLTNGHSTKERRKVARTAAVAVFAVIAVFALIGGTLLKVLGISVGSFQVGGGILVLLIAISMMNGNDNPAKQNLGAQPETGQVRPARNAGAIAVVPIAIPITIGPGGISTVIIYASAAKTYGDIALIIAAGLVVSAICYAILIVAGKVSRLLGATGLTILNRIMGMMLAAVSVEIIVSGLKTIFPQLAG, translated from the coding sequence ATGGGATTGGGCATGGAAATCGGCAAGCTGATTGTGGCTTTTTTGGTGCTGATTAATCCGTTTAGCGCGTTGTCGCTTTACCTTGACCTGACCAACGGGCACAGCACGAAGGAGCGCAGGAAGGTCGCGCGGACGGCCGCCGTTGCCGTGTTTGCCGTGATTGCGGTATTTGCGCTGATCGGCGGTACGCTGCTGAAGGTTTTGGGCATCAGCGTCGGTTCGTTTCAGGTCGGCGGCGGAATTTTGGTGTTGCTGATTGCCATTTCGATGATGAACGGCAACGACAATCCCGCCAAGCAGAATCTCGGCGCGCAGCCGGAAACGGGGCAGGTGCGCCCCGCCCGCAATGCCGGAGCGATTGCCGTCGTGCCCATCGCCATACCGATCACCATCGGCCCGGGCGGTATTTCGACCGTGATTATTTACGCTTCGGCGGCTAAAACATACGGCGACATCGCGTTGATTATCGCGGCCGGTTTGGTGGTCAGTGCGATTTGTTATGCCATTTTAATCGTTGCCGGGAAGGTCAGCCGCCTGCTGGGTGCGACGGGGCTGACGATTTTAAACCGTATCATGGGTATGATGCTGGCGGCGGTATCGGTGGAGATTATTGTGTCGGGACTGAAAACGATATTCCCGCAACTGGCAGGTTGA
- a CDS encoding aldehyde dehydrogenase family protein gives MFHSVNVFTGETLYRRPAQDYAEFERRLADLKMRGGAFAQLGVTERAARLQKFADRLEAEKERFAEMVCEEVGRCLHECRAEIGKSIELIRYYAHLAPELLAHKTIATQASLSQVRFEPLGVVFAVMPWNYPVWQVLRFAVPAMCAGNACAVKPAPSVARVSQALFDLASDGIPLAGAWLDNQDTLKAIEHTDAMAFTGSTHTGRILAAHAGANLKKTVLELGGSNAFIVMPDADLERAAAEACYSRFRDAGQSCNAAKRIIVTEAAADRFITLFLAECAKLKMGDPKHPDTTLAPLHREDLRDRVHGQVEDAVSNGAVCLTGGKIPQGRGWFYPATVLDRVNPACRVWREEVFGPAALILRAENEEHAIALANDSPFGLGACIYTADTERAWRFAEKIQAGSVFINRHTSSDLRLPFGGVKDSGYGRELSEFGLYEFVNVKTYWQK, from the coding sequence ATGTTTCACAGTGTCAATGTATTTACGGGCGAAACGCTTTACCGCCGCCCCGCTCAAGATTATGCGGAGTTTGAACGGCGGCTGGCGGATTTGAAAATGCGCGGCGGGGCGTTCGCGCAACTGGGCGTAACCGAACGTGCCGCGCGTCTGCAAAAATTTGCCGACCGTTTGGAGGCGGAGAAAGAGCGTTTTGCGGAAATGGTGTGCGAAGAAGTCGGACGCTGCCTGCACGAATGCCGTGCGGAAATCGGCAAGTCTATCGAACTGATACGCTATTACGCCCACCTTGCCCCCGAACTGCTTGCCCACAAAACCATCGCGACGCAGGCGAGTTTGAGTCAGGTAAGGTTTGAGCCTTTGGGTGTGGTGTTTGCCGTCATGCCTTGGAACTATCCCGTCTGGCAGGTATTGCGTTTCGCCGTTCCCGCTATGTGCGCGGGCAACGCGTGCGCCGTCAAACCCGCGCCCAGCGTGGCACGCGTCAGTCAGGCACTGTTCGATTTGGCTTCAGACGGCATTCCTCTGGCAGGCGCGTGGCTGGACAATCAAGACACACTCAAAGCCATCGAACACACCGATGCAATGGCGTTTACCGGTTCGACGCATACGGGGCGCATCCTTGCGGCACACGCGGGCGCAAACCTCAAGAAAACCGTCTTGGAGCTCGGCGGCAGCAACGCCTTTATCGTGATGCCCGATGCCGATTTGGAGCGTGCCGCCGCAGAAGCCTGTTATTCCCGTTTCCGCGATGCGGGGCAATCGTGTAACGCCGCCAAGCGCATCATCGTAACCGAAGCCGCAGCCGATCGTTTTATCACGCTGTTTCTTGCCGAATGCGCCAAATTGAAAATGGGCGACCCCAAACATCCCGATACTACGCTTGCACCGCTGCACCGCGAAGATTTGCGGGACAGGGTTCACGGGCAGGTTGAAGATGCCGTTTCAAACGGCGCGGTATGCCTGACCGGCGGAAAAATCCCACAAGGGCGAGGCTGGTTTTATCCCGCGACGGTTTTAGACAGGGTAAATCCTGCCTGCCGCGTCTGGAGAGAAGAAGTATTCGGGCCGGCCGCCCTGATTTTGCGCGCCGAAAACGAAGAACATGCCATCGCCCTTGCCAATGATTCCCCGTTCGGGCTAGGTGCCTGCATTTATACCGCCGATACCGAACGCGCTTGGCGGTTTGCCGAAAAAATACAGGCGGGATCGGTGTTTATCAACCGCCATACCAGCAGCGATTTGCGCCTGCCTTTCGGCGGAGTCAAAGATTCCGGTTACGGGCGCGAATTGTCCGAATTCGGGCTGTACGAGTTCGTCAACGTCAAAACCTACTGGCAGAAATGA
- a CDS encoding 2Fe-2S iron-sulfur cluster-binding protein, protein MNHTITLPDQTTFAAGDGETVLAAAARQNLNLPHSCKSGVCGQCKAELVSGDIQMGGHSEQALSEAEKAQGKILMCCTTAQSDISINIPGYKADALPVRTLPARIENIIFKHDVALLKLALPKAPPFAFYAGQYIDLLLPGNVSRSYSIANPPDQEGILELHIRRRENGVCSEMIFGSEPKVKEKGIVRVKGPLGSFTLQEDSGKPVILLATGTGYAPIRSILLDLIRQGSSRVVHFYWGARHQDDLYALEEAQGLADRLKNACFTPVLSRPRECWQGRKGHVQDIAAQDHPDLSEYEVFACGSPAMTEQAKNLFVQQHKLPENLFFSDAFTPSAS, encoded by the coding sequence ATGAACCACACCATTACACTGCCCGACCAAACCACCTTTGCCGCCGGCGACGGTGAAACCGTTTTAGCCGCCGCCGCCCGTCAAAACCTCAATCTGCCCCATTCCTGCAAAAGCGGTGTCTGCGGACAATGCAAAGCCGAACTGGTCAGCGGCGATATTCAAATGGGCGGACACTCGGAACAGGCTTTATCCGAAGCAGAAAAAGCGCAAGGCAAGATTTTGATGTGCTGCACCACTGCGCAAAGCGATATCAGCATCAACATCCCCGGCTACAAAGCCGATGCCCTACCCGTCCGCACTCTGCCCGCACGCATCGAAAATATTATTTTCAAACACGATGTCGCCCTCCTGAAACTTGCCCTGCCCAAAGCCCCGCCGTTTGCCTTCTACGCTGGGCAATACATTGATTTACTGCTGCCAGGCAACGTCAGCCGCAGCTACTCCATCGCCAATCCGCCCGACCAAGAAGGCATTTTGGAACTGCACATCCGCAGGCGTGAAAACGGTGTCTGCTCGGAAATGATTTTCGGCAGCGAACCCAAAGTCAAAGAAAAAGGCATTGTCCGCGTTAAAGGCCCGCTCGGTTCATTTACCCTGCAGGAAGACAGCGGCAAGCCCGTCATCCTGCTGGCAACCGGCACAGGCTACGCCCCCATCCGCAGCATCCTGCTCGACCTTATCCGCCAAGGCAGCAGCCGCGTCGTCCATTTCTACTGGGGCGCGCGTCATCAAGATGATTTGTATGCCCTCGAAGAAGCACAAGGGTTGGCAGACCGTCTGAAAAACGCCTGCTTCACCCCCGTATTGTCCCGCCCCAGAGAGTGCTGGCAAGGAAGAAAAGGCCACGTACAAGACATCGCGGCACAAGACCACCCCGACCTGTCGGAATACGAAGTATTTGCCTGCGGCTCTCCGGCTATGACCGAACAGGCAAAAAATCTGTTTGTGCAACAGCATAAGCTGCCGGAAAACTTGTTTTTCTCCGACGCATTCACGCCGTCCGCATCATAA
- a CDS encoding DUF1853 family protein encodes MNYALDALWWKLTSQPVRDLASLLTAPPLWQSGCELGVRELLGERGFRYLLALDADSAPLTEHLTRRAPFGHRLGIYAEELLAFWFANAPHAELLAHNLTVSGSDGNTQGAADFVARLNGKPYHIELTCKYYGGGTGRPEDMHGLDPTDTLLGKAAKLTAQLGLPHTSDGIRTLRQHGLPLDVKPVSIVRGIGFFPQSFHAFEPPLNPYGWRGIYIQDWAEYGFERQEVRYHLLDRMAYLAPARAAETETLNETEIRRIDQGLIAVLECRPDGFWHEIERIMKAV; translated from the coding sequence ATGAATTACGCCCTAGACGCATTATGGTGGAAGCTCACCAGCCAACCCGTCCGCGACCTCGCCTCGCTGCTGACTGCGCCGCCTTTGTGGCAAAGCGGTTGCGAATTGGGCGTGCGCGAACTATTGGGGGAACGCGGTTTCCGTTACCTTTTGGCATTGGATGCCGATTCCGCGCCGCTGACGGAACACCTCACCCGACGCGCCCCGTTCGGACACCGCTTGGGCATTTACGCTGAAGAACTGCTGGCATTTTGGTTTGCCAACGCGCCGCACGCCGAACTGCTCGCGCACAACCTCACGGTTTCCGGTTCGGACGGCAATACGCAAGGCGCGGCGGATTTTGTGGCAAGGCTTAACGGCAAACCCTACCATATCGAGCTGACCTGCAAATATTACGGCGGCGGCACGGGCAGACCCGAAGACATGCACGGACTCGACCCCACAGACACGCTGTTGGGAAAAGCCGCCAAACTGACCGCCCAACTCGGTCTGCCGCACACTTCAGACGGCATCCGAACCTTGCGGCAACACGGTCTGCCGCTTGACGTAAAACCCGTTTCCATCGTGCGCGGCATCGGATTTTTTCCACAAAGTTTCCATGCTTTTGAGCCGCCGCTTAACCCATACGGCTGGCGCGGCATCTATATTCAAGACTGGGCGGAATACGGGTTTGAACGCCAAGAAGTCCGCTACCATCTGCTCGACCGCATGGCCTACCTCGCACCTGCGCGTGCCGCCGAAACCGAAACATTGAACGAAACCGAAATCCGCCGTATCGACCAAGGCTTGATTGCCGTTTTGGAATGTCGGCCGGACGGCTTTTGGCACGAAATCGAACGCATTATGAAGGCCGTCTGA
- a CDS encoding RNA methyltransferase → MTTLKPALPAYLDNIRIILTRTSHPANIGSAARAMKTMGLHKLTIVAPNLMATPMTENPPVFDPEHPQSFKLPEESFILASGAADVLENATIAASLDEALADTTIACALTSRRREITAPLQTPRDLVSELLQTANRGEKVALVFGNETFGLSIEEVQACNRLMTINGNPDYFSLNLAQAVQVVCYEIFSQTGSPMTHLQQEDHAATHEQIKGMVAHMESVMNDIGFFNRRNGERLMRRMQSLFGRANTQTEDIDILRGFFNTVSHRIHKKD, encoded by the coding sequence ATGACTACTCTCAAACCCGCCCTGCCCGCTTATCTGGACAACATCCGCATCATCCTCACGCGCACCAGCCATCCCGCCAACATCGGCTCTGCCGCGCGCGCGATGAAAACAATGGGTCTGCACAAACTGACCATCGTCGCCCCAAATCTGATGGCAACGCCGATGACGGAAAACCCGCCCGTGTTTGACCCGGAGCATCCTCAATCGTTTAAATTACCGGAAGAAAGCTTCATCCTCGCTTCCGGCGCGGCAGACGTTTTGGAAAATGCCACCATTGCCGCTTCTTTGGACGAAGCCCTTGCCGACACCACCATCGCCTGCGCCCTGACCAGCCGCCGCCGCGAAATTACTGCGCCGCTGCAAACCCCGCGCGATTTGGTATCCGAATTACTGCAGACCGCAAACCGAGGCGAGAAAGTGGCACTGGTTTTCGGCAACGAGACTTTCGGCTTGAGCATCGAAGAAGTCCAAGCCTGCAACCGACTGATGACCATCAACGGCAATCCCGACTATTTCTCGCTCAACCTCGCCCAAGCCGTGCAGGTCGTGTGCTACGAAATCTTCAGCCAAACCGGTTCGCCCATGACCCATCTTCAACAAGAAGACCACGCTGCGACCCACGAGCAAATCAAAGGCATGGTCGCCCACATGGAAAGCGTGATGAACGACATCGGCTTTTTCAACCGCCGCAACGGCGAGCGTCTGATGCGCCGTATGCAGAGCCTGTTCGGACGCGCCAACACGCAAACCGAAGACATCGATATCCTGCGCGGTTTTTTCAATACCGTCAGCCATCGTATCCATAAAAAAGACTGA
- a CDS encoding DUF4124 domain-containing protein, with protein MNFALSVIMLTLASFLPVPPAGAAVFTWKDGGGNSYSDVPKQLHPDQSQILNLRTRQTKPAVKPAQADAGKRTDGAAQENNPDTAEKNRQLEEEKKRIAETERQNKEENCRISKMNLKAVGNSNAKNKDDLIRKYNNAVNKYCR; from the coding sequence ATGAACTTTGCTTTATCCGTCATTATGTTGACCCTCGCCTCTTTCCTGCCCGTCCCGCCTGCCGGAGCCGCCGTCTTTACTTGGAAGGACGGCGGCGGCAACAGCTATTCGGATGTACCGAAACAGCTTCATCCCGACCAAAGCCAAATCTTAAACCTGCGGACGCGCCAAACCAAACCGGCGGTCAAACCCGCCCAAGCCGACGCAGGGAAGCGCACAGACGGCGCGGCACAGGAAAACAATCCCGACACTGCCGAGAAAAACCGGCAGCTTGAGGAAGAAAAGAAAAGAATTGCCGAAACCGAACGGCAGAACAAAGAAGAAAACTGCCGGATTTCAAAAATGAACCTGAAAGCGGTGGGAAATTCAAATGCAAAAAACAAGGATGATTTGATTCGGAAATACAATAACGCCGTAAACAAATACTGCCGTTAA
- a CDS encoding RsmB/NOP family class I SAM-dependent RNA methyltransferase, which translates to MNAAQLDHTAKVLAEMLTFKQPSDAVLSAYFREHKKLGRQDRHEIAETAFAALRHYQKISTALRRPHAQPRKAALAALVLGRSTNISQIKDLLDEEETAFLGNLKARKTEFSDGLNTAAELPQWLVEQLQQHWNEEEILAFGRSINQAAPLDIRVNTLKGKRDKVLPLLQAESADAEATPYSPWGIRLKNKIALNKHELFLDGTLEVQDEGSQLLALLVGAKRGEIIVDFCAGAGGKTLAIGAQMANKGRIYAFDIAEKRLANLKPRMTRAGLTNVHPERISSEHDSRIARLAGKADRVLVDAPCSGLGTLRRNPDLKYRQSAETVAKLLEQQHSILDAASKLVKPQGRLVYATCSILPEENELQVERFLSEHPEFEPVNCAELLQSLKVDLHTGKYLRLNSGEHQTDGFFAAVLQRK; encoded by the coding sequence ATGAACGCCGCACAACTCGACCATACCGCCAAAGTTTTGGCTGAAATGCTGACTTTCAAACAGCCTTCCGATGCCGTCCTCTCCGCCTACTTCCGCGAACATAAAAAGCTCGGCCGCCAAGACCGCCACGAAATCGCCGAAACCGCCTTTGCCGCGCTGCGCCACTATCAAAAAATCAGCACTGCCCTGCGCCGTCCTCACGCGCAGCCACGCAAAGCCGCACTCGCCGCACTGGTTCTCGGCAGAAGCACCAACATCAGCCAAATCAAAGACCTGCTTGATGAAGAAGAAACAGCGTTCCTCGGCAATTTGAAAGCCCGCAAAACCGAGTTTTCAGACGGTCTGAATACCGCCGCAGAATTGCCGCAATGGCTGGTCGAACAACTGCAACAGCATTGGAACGAAGAAGAAATCCTCGCCTTCGGACGCAGCATCAACCAAGCCGCGCCGCTCGACATCCGCGTCAATACCTTGAAAGGCAAACGCGATAAAGTGCTGCCATTGTTGCAAGCCGAAAGTGCCGATGCGGAGGCAACGCCTTATTCGCCTTGGGGCATCCGCCTGAAAAACAAAATCGCGCTTAACAAACACGAGCTGTTTTTGGACGGCACACTGGAAGTCCAAGACGAAGGCAGCCAGCTGCTTGCTTTATTGGTGGGCGCAAAACGCGGCGAAATCATTGTCGATTTCTGTGCCGGCGCAGGCGGCAAAACCCTCGCCATCGGCGCGCAAATGGCGAACAAAGGCAGAATCTACGCCTTCGACATCGCCGAAAAACGCCTTGCCAACCTCAAACCGCGCATGACCCGCGCCGGACTGACCAACGTCCACCCCGAACGCATCAGCAGCGAACATGATAGCCGTATCGCACGACTGGCAGGCAAAGCCGACCGCGTTTTAGTGGATGCGCCCTGCTCCGGTTTGGGTACTTTACGCCGTAATCCCGATCTCAAATACCGCCAATCCGCCGAAACCGTCGCCAAACTTTTGGAACAGCAACACAGCATCCTCGATGCCGCCTCCAAACTGGTAAAACCGCAAGGCCGCTTGGTGTACGCCACTTGCAGCATCCTGCCCGAAGAAAACGAGCTGCAAGTCGAACGTTTCCTGTCCGAACATCCCGAATTTGAACCCGTCAACTGTGCCGAACTGCTGCAAAGCCTGAAAGTCGATTTGCATACCGGAAAATACCTGCGCCTCAACTCAGGAGAACACCAAACCGACGGCTTCTTCGCCGCCGTATTGCAACGCAAATAA
- the gatA gene encoding Asp-tRNA(Asn)/Glu-tRNA(Gln) amidotransferase subunit GatA, whose amino-acid sequence MTQYTLKQASVLLQSKQISAVELASAYLAAIAEKNPALNGYITIDQDKTLAEARAADERIAQGNASALTGIPVAYKDIFCQTGWRSACASKMLDNFISPYTATVVQKLLDEGMVTLGRTNMDEFAMGSTNENSFYGAAKNPWNPEHVPGGSSGGSAAVVAARLAPAALGSDTGGSIRQPASHCGITGIKPTYGTVSRFGMVAYASSFDQAGPMAQTAEDCAILLNAMAGFDPKDSTSLEREKEDYTRDLNQPLKGLKIGLPKEYFGEGNSADVLTALQNTIDLLKAQGAELIEVSLPQTKLSIPAYYVLASAEASTNLSRYDGVRYGHRAAQFSDLEEMYGKTRAEGFGSEVKRRIMIGTYVLSHGYYDAYYLKAQKLRRLVADDFQTAFARCDLILAPTAPSAAPKIGADASPVETYLSDIYTIAVNLAGLPALTLPAGFSSGGLPIGVQLIGNYFSEAKILGAAHQIQLNSDWHGKRPE is encoded by the coding sequence ATGACCCAATACACATTGAAACAGGCAAGCGTCCTGTTGCAGTCCAAACAGATTTCCGCCGTCGAACTGGCAAGCGCATACCTTGCCGCCATCGCCGAAAAAAATCCCGCCCTCAACGGCTATATCACCATCGACCAAGATAAAACCCTTGCAGAAGCCCGTGCCGCCGACGAACGCATCGCTCAGGGCAACGCTTCGGCACTTACCGGCATACCCGTCGCCTACAAGGATATTTTCTGCCAAACCGGCTGGCGCAGCGCGTGCGCTTCCAAAATGCTCGACAACTTCATCTCCCCCTACACCGCCACCGTCGTCCAAAAACTGCTCGACGAAGGCATGGTAACGCTCGGCCGCACCAATATGGACGAGTTCGCTATGGGTTCGACCAATGAAAACTCATTCTACGGCGCAGCCAAAAACCCGTGGAATCCGGAACACGTCCCCGGCGGTTCATCAGGCGGTTCGGCAGCCGTCGTTGCCGCGCGCCTCGCCCCTGCCGCGCTCGGTTCGGACACCGGCGGCTCTATCCGCCAACCCGCATCGCACTGCGGTATCACCGGTATCAAACCTACCTACGGCACGGTTTCCCGCTTCGGTATGGTCGCCTACGCCTCCAGCTTCGATCAAGCCGGCCCGATGGCGCAAACTGCCGAAGACTGCGCGATTCTGTTAAACGCGATGGCAGGTTTCGACCCGAAAGACTCCACCAGCCTCGAGCGCGAAAAAGAAGACTACACCCGCGATTTGAACCAACCGCTCAAAGGTTTGAAAATCGGCCTGCCCAAAGAATATTTCGGCGAAGGCAACAGCGCCGATGTTCTGACGGCATTGCAAAACACCATTGATTTGCTGAAAGCCCAAGGCGCGGAATTGATTGAAGTTTCCCTGCCGCAAACCAAGCTGTCCATTCCGGCCTACTATGTCCTCGCCTCCGCAGAAGCCAGTACCAACCTTTCACGTTACGACGGCGTACGTTACGGACACCGTGCCGCCCAATTCAGCGATTTGGAAGAAATGTACGGCAAAACCCGCGCCGAAGGTTTTGGCAGCGAAGTCAAACGCCGCATCATGATCGGCACTTATGTACTGTCGCACGGCTACTACGATGCCTACTATCTCAAAGCCCAAAAACTGCGCCGCCTCGTTGCCGATGATTTTCAGACGGCATTTGCACGGTGCGACCTCATCCTCGCGCCGACCGCACCCTCCGCCGCACCCAAAATCGGAGCGGATGCTTCGCCGGTTGAAACCTACTTGAGCGATATCTACACCATCGCCGTCAACCTCGCCGGACTGCCCGCATTGACCCTGCCCGCAGGTTTCAGCAGCGGCGGACTGCCCATCGGTGTACAGCTTATCGGCAACTATTTCTCCGAAGCCAAAATCCTCGGTGCGGCGCATCAAATCCAACTCAACAGCGATTGGCACGGCAAACGACCCGAATGA
- the gatB gene encoding Asp-tRNA(Asn)/Glu-tRNA(Gln) amidotransferase subunit GatB has product MTWETVIGLEIHVQLNTKSKIFSGASTAFGAEPNAHAGVVECALPGVLPVMNREVVEKAIKLGLALDAKINRKNVFDRKNYFYPDLPKGYQISQLDLPIVEHGKLEIVVGDDVKTINVTRAHMEEDAGKSVHEGLNGATGIDLNRAGTPLLEVVSEPEMRSAAEAVAYAKALHSLVTWLNICDGNMAEGSFRVDANVSVRPKGQAEFGTRREIKNLNSFRFLEQAINYEAEAQIEILEDGGKVQQATMLFDPEKGETRVMRLKEDAHDYRYFPDPDLLPVIISDDRLQKAKAEMPELPKEMAARFVADYGVSDYDARLLTASRVQAAYFEEAAKESGQGKLTANWMNGELAATLNKEGMELADSPITAPRLAALVGKIADGTLSSKLAKKAFEAMWAEPEASIAEIIEKHGLQQMTDTGAIEAMVDEVLANNAKAVEQFKSGNEKALNAIVGQVMKASKGKANPAQVQELIKAKLA; this is encoded by the coding sequence ATGACCTGGGAAACCGTAATCGGCTTGGAAATCCACGTCCAATTGAACACCAAATCCAAAATCTTCAGCGGCGCATCGACCGCATTCGGCGCAGAACCCAACGCGCACGCCGGCGTGGTGGAATGTGCTTTGCCGGGCGTACTGCCGGTAATGAACCGAGAAGTCGTTGAAAAAGCCATCAAATTGGGTTTGGCTTTGGATGCGAAAATCAACCGGAAAAACGTGTTCGACCGTAAAAACTACTTCTATCCCGACTTACCAAAAGGCTATCAAATCAGCCAGTTGGACTTACCGATTGTCGAACACGGCAAATTGGAAATCGTAGTCGGCGACGATGTGAAAACCATCAACGTAACCCGCGCCCATATGGAAGAAGACGCGGGCAAGTCCGTACATGAAGGCTTGAACGGCGCGACCGGTATCGATTTGAACCGCGCCGGCACGCCTTTATTGGAAGTCGTATCCGAACCCGAAATGCGCTCCGCCGCCGAAGCCGTTGCCTACGCCAAAGCCTTGCACAGCTTGGTAACCTGGCTGAACATTTGCGACGGCAATATGGCGGAAGGTTCGTTCCGCGTCGATGCCAACGTATCCGTTCGCCCGAAAGGTCAAGCGGAATTCGGCACGCGCCGCGAGATTAAAAACCTCAATTCCTTCCGTTTCTTGGAGCAGGCGATTAATTACGAAGCAGAAGCGCAAATCGAGATTTTGGAAGACGGCGGCAAAGTACAGCAGGCAACGATGCTGTTTGATCCCGAAAAAGGCGAAACCCGCGTAATGCGCCTGAAAGAAGACGCGCACGACTACCGCTACTTCCCTGACCCCGATTTGCTGCCCGTCATCATTTCAGACGACCGGTTGCAAAAAGCAAAAGCAGAAATGCCCGAGCTGCCAAAAGAAATGGCGGCGCGTTTCGTGGCGGATTATGGCGTGAGCGACTACGACGCGCGCCTGCTCACTGCCAGCCGCGTGCAGGCTGCCTATTTTGAAGAAGCCGCTAAAGAGAGCGGACAAGGCAAGCTGACTGCCAACTGGATGAACGGCGAACTTGCCGCCACGCTGAACAAAGAAGGCATGGAACTTGCCGACAGCCCGATTACCGCCCCACGCCTCGCCGCTCTGGTAGGCAAAATCGCCGACGGCACATTAAGCAGCAAATTGGCGAAAAAAGCCTTTGAAGCCATGTGGGCTGAACCCGAAGCCTCCATTGCCGAAATCATTGAAAAACACGGTTTGCAACAGATGACCGATACCGGCGCGATTGAAGCGATGGTAGACGAAGTGCTGGCAAACAATGCAAAAGCCGTGGAACAGTTCAAATCCGGCAACGAAAAAGCCCTGAATGCGATTGTGGGGCAAGTGATGAAGGCCAGCAAAGGCAAAGCCAATCCCGCGCAGGTTCAAGAGCTGATTAAAGCCAAACTTGCCTGA
- a CDS encoding VirK/YbjX family protein, giving the protein MKQNRTFTFPDFRTVYSYAPLYRLQHLKYTLRKFFGKKEIYAFEQFVNASPIRQGLFLHCPQNAYPLLREFVDRRFNCKRRLDAMTADFLMAEKLFGTDILHQMEDYRFHLVLAHLSDGISLWLNRNDNCVEEGAWSLSLRDEAGNRLYMATFAFVGTHLLTASVQGPAGEEAKDTVRRITKQLHGLRPQQLMVTALQYFAAVLGLDGAMGIAQKHQVKLRWKLKKRVKMNYDAFWQEYGASLERDGYWHLPQTPARKDLTDIESKKRSMYRKRYEMLDNMVAEMKDGLKTEARGISDGIQTEKPLRRTA; this is encoded by the coding sequence ATGAAGCAGAACCGCACCTTTACCTTCCCCGATTTTCGCACCGTTTACAGCTATGCGCCTTTATATCGGCTGCAACATTTAAAATACACATTGCGAAAATTTTTCGGAAAAAAAGAAATTTACGCCTTCGAGCAGTTTGTCAACGCCTCCCCTATCCGTCAGGGGCTGTTCCTCCACTGCCCGCAAAATGCCTATCCGCTGCTGCGCGAATTTGTTGACAGGCGTTTTAACTGCAAACGCCGTTTAGATGCGATGACGGCAGATTTTCTTATGGCGGAAAAACTGTTCGGCACAGACATTCTGCACCAAATGGAAGACTACCGCTTCCATTTGGTCTTGGCGCACCTTTCAGACGGCATCAGCTTGTGGCTCAACCGCAACGACAACTGCGTCGAAGAAGGCGCGTGGTCTTTATCTTTGCGCGACGAAGCAGGCAACCGGCTGTATATGGCGACCTTCGCCTTTGTCGGCACACACCTGCTGACAGCCTCCGTACAAGGGCCGGCGGGTGAAGAAGCCAAAGACACCGTCCGCCGCATAACCAAACAACTCCACGGCTTGCGTCCCCAACAACTGATGGTAACCGCCCTGCAATATTTCGCCGCCGTACTCGGCTTGGACGGCGCAATGGGCATTGCACAAAAACATCAGGTCAAACTGCGCTGGAAACTTAAAAAGCGTGTCAAAATGAATTACGACGCATTCTGGCAGGAATACGGCGCAAGTTTGGAACGGGACGGCTACTGGCATCTCCCCCAAACCCCCGCCCGCAAAGACCTTACCGACATCGAAAGCAAAAAACGCTCGATGTACCGCAAGCGTTATGAAATGCTGGACAACATGGTTGCAGAGATGAAGGACGGTCTGAAAACAGAAGCACGCGGCATTTCAGACGGCATCCAAACGGAAAAACCGCTCCGCCGGACAGCCTGA